A section of the Spirosoma pollinicola genome encodes:
- a CDS encoding DUF3108 domain-containing protein, with protein sequence MKKLLISLGVLSILSTGFVALNAYRRVSNTSFGPGEHLEYRVHYGFINAAEAVVDVSPSLYKVNERPCYRVNVDARTLGAFDLVTRIRDTWRSYIDTSAILPQKFYTNLQENSYRKEENITFNHEANTVKAEERTEKDVFKVPDNVHDLISGYYFLRTIDFSKLSSGQVIEVPAFYDDTIYNMKVRYRGRDVVKTKHGKINVIKLNPVLPQNKLIKEEESIRIFVSDDANKVPVKVEVDFFVGSMEMDLKRDGGLKQPLKYY encoded by the coding sequence ATGAAGAAATTATTAATCAGCCTTGGTGTTCTATCTATTCTCAGCACAGGTTTTGTTGCTCTGAATGCGTACAGACGTGTATCAAACACGAGTTTCGGTCCTGGCGAACACCTCGAATACCGGGTACACTATGGATTCATCAATGCGGCCGAAGCCGTAGTGGATGTGAGCCCATCGCTTTACAAAGTGAACGAGCGGCCCTGCTATCGTGTCAATGTAGACGCCCGCACACTGGGTGCGTTTGACCTTGTCACGCGCATCCGCGACACATGGCGGTCATACATTGATACCTCGGCTATTCTGCCGCAGAAATTTTACACGAACCTTCAGGAAAACAGCTATCGGAAGGAAGAAAACATTACGTTCAACCACGAAGCCAATACGGTAAAAGCCGAAGAACGCACGGAGAAAGATGTTTTCAAAGTACCCGATAACGTGCATGACCTTATCAGCGGTTATTACTTTCTGCGCACGATTGATTTCAGCAAACTGAGCAGCGGTCAGGTGATTGAGGTACCGGCATTTTACGACGATACGATCTACAACATGAAGGTTCGATATCGGGGTAGAGACGTTGTCAAAACAAAGCATGGAAAGATTAACGTCATTAAACTGAATCCGGTTTTGCCACAAAACAAGCTTATTAAAGAAGAAGAATCGATCCGCATTTTCGTCTCCGATGATGCCAACAAAGTCCCGGTTAAAGTAGAAGTCGACTTCTTTGTAGGCTCTATGGAGATGGACCTCAAACGCGATGGCGGCTTGAAACAGCCATTGAAGTATTATTAA
- the dnaA gene encoding chromosomal replication initiator protein DnaA, whose protein sequence is MQREITTVWNRCLSVIREIVPEQSFNTWFEPIVPLKLNGNVLTIQVPSEFFYEWLEENFVHALRKALDTAIGRNGQLEYSIIVDKGNEQNRPLTVNVPTTKSTHTSKPDNVNPDILKSPFQLKDLDSLTLDSYLNPSYTFDNYVEGDCNRLARSAGYAVAERPGVTSFNPLMIYGGVGLGKTHLVQAIGNFIKNNNQGKFVLYVTSEKFTNQFLNAVRSDGIRDFTSFYMQVDVLVIDDVQFLQKKEKTQEIFFHIFNHLHQSGKQIIMTSDRAPRALDGLEDRLLSRFKWGLSADLQTPDLETRIAIIQKKLQAEGIYIEDAVIEYLAHSVNTNVRELEGVIVSLMAQASLNRREIDLELAKQTLRNIVVDSEREVTIDTVQEAVASYFNVTIADLKAKSRKRELVHPRQVAMYLAKEKTDLSLKSIGYHFGGRDHSTVIHAVQTVSDLVAKHAETRDIVEKLKAMFK, encoded by the coding sequence ATGCAGCGTGAAATAACGACGGTGTGGAATCGCTGTCTGAGTGTTATCCGGGAAATTGTACCCGAGCAAAGTTTCAATACCTGGTTCGAACCCATCGTTCCGCTCAAACTCAATGGAAATGTTCTCACCATTCAGGTGCCGAGCGAATTTTTTTACGAATGGCTGGAAGAAAACTTTGTACATGCCCTGCGTAAAGCCCTCGATACGGCCATTGGTCGCAATGGGCAACTGGAATATTCGATTATCGTTGATAAAGGAAACGAGCAAAATCGGCCGCTAACGGTCAATGTGCCAACCACCAAATCGACGCACACGTCGAAGCCGGACAATGTCAACCCCGACATTCTGAAGAGTCCGTTTCAACTGAAAGACCTCGATTCGCTTACGCTCGATTCTTACCTCAATCCAAGTTATACGTTTGATAACTACGTGGAGGGCGATTGTAATCGACTGGCGCGTTCGGCGGGGTACGCCGTTGCTGAGCGACCCGGTGTTACGTCGTTCAACCCCCTTATGATTTACGGCGGGGTCGGACTGGGAAAAACCCACCTGGTGCAGGCTATTGGCAACTTCATCAAGAATAATAACCAGGGTAAGTTTGTCCTCTATGTGACGTCAGAGAAGTTTACGAACCAGTTTCTAAACGCCGTTCGATCTGATGGTATCCGGGACTTTACATCATTCTACATGCAGGTAGATGTACTGGTAATCGACGATGTGCAGTTTCTGCAAAAAAAGGAGAAGACCCAGGAAATTTTCTTCCACATCTTCAACCACCTTCACCAGTCGGGCAAGCAGATCATTATGACGTCCGACCGGGCACCAAGGGCATTGGATGGGCTGGAGGATCGCCTGTTGTCGCGATTCAAATGGGGACTGTCGGCCGATCTGCAGACGCCCGACCTCGAAACGCGTATCGCTATCATTCAAAAGAAACTTCAGGCCGAAGGAATTTATATAGAGGATGCTGTCATCGAATACTTGGCCCATAGCGTAAATACAAACGTTCGGGAACTGGAAGGTGTCATTGTGTCGCTGATGGCGCAGGCGTCATTGAATCGCCGGGAAATTGACCTTGAACTGGCCAAGCAGACCCTGCGCAACATTGTAGTCGACTCCGAGCGGGAAGTAACCATTGATACGGTACAGGAAGCGGTCGCCAGCTATTTCAACGTAACCATCGCCGACCTGAAAGCCAAAAGCCGTAAACGCGAACTGGTACACCCCCGGCAGGTGGCTATGTATCTGGCCAAAGAAAAAACGGATTTATCGCTAAAATCTATTGGCTATCATTTTGGTGGGCGTGACCATAGTACCGTTATTCACGCTGTGCAAACTGTTAGCGATCTGGTCGCCAAACACGCCGAAACGCGCGATATTGTCGAGAAGCTGAAAGCCATGTTTAAGTAA
- a CDS encoding amidohydrolase family protein: MKTLIYLPALLLAGLVACGQSKPSQPDMPLGFEEYDPVSTLKVPEHKLTHSKYPFIDVHNHQWDMDKANLKPLLAQMDSLNMGIMINLSGRGWGSVAQGTQFFDNALANANKSNAKRLVLFTNLNFDDIGRKGWTEESVALLEADVKKGAHGLKIFKNLGLNNKDESGHRVAVDDPRLDPIWAKCGELGVPVLIHTADPKPFWDPMDRYNERWLELKLHGGRKRAANDPVPWEKLIAEQHNVFRKHPKTTFIAAHMGWYPNDLNKLDSLMTVFPNMNVEIGAVIAELGRQPRASRKFFEKYQDRILFGKDSWVPSEYATYFRVLETDDEYFPYHKKYHAFWRMYGMGLPDEVLKKVYYKNALRLIPGLDKSQFPK, encoded by the coding sequence ATGAAGACACTCATTTACCTTCCTGCCCTCCTACTGGCTGGCTTAGTTGCCTGTGGCCAGTCGAAACCGAGTCAGCCCGATATGCCTCTTGGCTTCGAAGAATATGACCCCGTTTCGACGCTGAAAGTACCGGAACATAAGCTGACGCACTCAAAATACCCATTTATTGACGTGCATAACCACCAGTGGGATATGGATAAGGCGAACCTAAAGCCGCTTCTGGCCCAGATGGACAGCCTTAATATGGGCATTATGATCAACCTCAGCGGCCGGGGTTGGGGAAGCGTGGCGCAGGGTACGCAGTTTTTCGACAATGCATTGGCCAACGCAAATAAGTCCAATGCAAAGCGACTGGTGCTGTTCACGAATCTCAACTTCGACGATATTGGCCGCAAAGGCTGGACGGAAGAATCCGTTGCGCTACTGGAAGCCGATGTAAAAAAAGGCGCTCACGGGCTGAAAATTTTCAAGAACCTGGGCCTTAATAACAAAGACGAATCAGGACACCGTGTTGCGGTCGACGACCCACGACTGGACCCAATCTGGGCAAAATGTGGTGAACTGGGCGTACCCGTTCTGATTCACACCGCCGACCCAAAGCCGTTTTGGGACCCAATGGATCGGTATAACGAACGCTGGCTCGAACTTAAGCTACATGGTGGTCGGAAGCGTGCTGCCAACGACCCCGTCCCCTGGGAAAAACTCATTGCCGAACAGCACAACGTGTTTCGTAAGCATCCAAAAACAACATTTATTGCCGCTCATATGGGCTGGTATCCCAACGACCTGAACAAGCTCGACAGCCTGATGACCGTGTTCCCGAACATGAACGTTGAGATTGGGGCTGTTATCGCTGAGTTGGGCCGTCAGCCACGAGCGAGCCGGAAGTTTTTCGAAAAATACCAGGATCGTATCCTATTCGGAAAAGATAGTTGGGTTCCGTCAGAATACGCGACCTACTTCCGTGTCCTCGAAACCGACGACGAATACTTCCCTTACCACAAAAAATACCATGCCTTCTGGCGGATGTATGGCATGGGGCTACCCGATGAAGTGCTGAAAAAAGTATACTATAAAAACGCCCTCCGGCTTATTCCGGGGTTGGACAAGAGTCAATTCCCTAAATGA
- a CDS encoding HEPN domain-containing protein: MSDKEIAIASWLTKAEHDLTTAHLVFNHLPDYKDTVAFHCQQAVEKLLKAYLIHLSIDFRRSHDLIYLLDLIDQPNLFTIDDYNQLARLQDYAVEIRYPNDTIFLDEGDVSDALAIADDVSVKINNLLR, translated from the coding sequence ATGAGCGATAAAGAAATTGCCATTGCAAGCTGGCTAACAAAAGCCGAACACGATTTAACAACGGCACATCTGGTTTTTAATCACCTCCCCGATTATAAAGATACGGTTGCCTTTCATTGTCAGCAGGCTGTTGAGAAATTACTTAAAGCCTATCTAATTCACCTGTCTATAGACTTTCGACGGTCGCACGATCTGATTTATCTACTTGACCTAATTGATCAACCCAATCTATTCACAATAGATGATTATAACCAATTAGCTCGTCTTCAAGACTACGCAGTTGAAATCCGATATCCAAACGACACCATTTTTTTAGATGAAGGCGATGTATCGGATGCGCTAGCCATTGCTGATGATGTATCAGTCAAAATTAATAATCTCCTACGCTGA
- a CDS encoding mandelate racemase/muconate lactonizing enzyme family protein, whose translation MKITQISLYRYDIPLKAPIAISLGTIENARNILVEIKTDESITGWGEGSHLWMIAGETQASGLAAADDMARLLIGRDPLDIEGCVNTLTRYLPAHPTTRSAFDMALYDIAAKAAGMPLYQFLGGVKKTLVTDETIYINTPERMVEDALRIQEKGAEAIKVKLGTNLNDDIARVAAIRKAIGDKTPIRTDANQGWDVVTATGVLRAIGDWNVQYCEQPVKRHDIAGLRQIRQKTTVPIMADESLFDAHDAIRLVREEAVDYFNIKLSKSGGIFEALKINAIGEAAGIPCMIGCMSESRLALTANAHFASARQNVRFYDLDAFFEHAEDPVYGGITYNSYQIELPDAPGIGAEIDSAFLAKCVKKVIS comes from the coding sequence ATGAAAATCACCCAAATCTCCCTTTACCGCTACGACATTCCGCTCAAAGCGCCCATCGCTATATCGCTCGGCACCATCGAGAACGCCCGGAATATACTGGTCGAAATTAAAACCGACGAAAGCATCACGGGTTGGGGCGAAGGCTCTCATTTGTGGATGATTGCCGGCGAAACACAAGCCTCGGGCCTGGCCGCTGCCGACGACATGGCGAGGCTCCTGATCGGCCGCGATCCGCTCGATATTGAGGGCTGTGTCAATACATTGACCCGGTACTTGCCCGCGCACCCAACTACGCGCTCGGCCTTCGACATGGCCCTGTATGATATTGCCGCCAAAGCCGCCGGAATGCCCCTTTATCAGTTTTTGGGCGGTGTAAAAAAGACGCTCGTGACGGATGAGACGATTTATATCAACACGCCCGAGCGCATGGTTGAAGATGCTTTACGTATTCAGGAAAAAGGTGCAGAAGCGATAAAGGTGAAACTTGGCACGAATCTAAACGACGACATTGCCCGAGTAGCTGCCATCCGCAAAGCCATTGGTGATAAGACACCCATCCGCACCGATGCCAACCAGGGCTGGGATGTGGTGACGGCTACGGGCGTATTACGCGCTATTGGCGACTGGAATGTGCAGTATTGCGAACAACCTGTCAAACGACACGACATTGCCGGATTACGGCAGATTCGACAGAAAACAACCGTCCCTATTATGGCGGATGAGAGCCTGTTCGACGCGCACGATGCCATTCGGCTGGTACGCGAAGAAGCGGTCGATTACTTCAACATAAAGCTCTCTAAAAGCGGGGGAATTTTCGAAGCCCTCAAGATCAACGCCATTGGCGAAGCCGCCGGAATTCCCTGTATGATTGGCTGTATGTCGGAGTCGAGATTGGCGTTGACGGCCAACGCGCATTTTGCATCGGCCCGCCAAAATGTTCGTTTCTATGACCTGGACGCTTTTTTCGAACATGCCGAAGACCCGGTTTATGGCGGTATAACGTACAACAGTTATCAGATCGAACTCCCCGACGCACCGGGTATTGGGGCTGAAATAGACTCGGCATTTCTGGCAAAATGTGTTAAAAAAGTAATTAGCTAA
- a CDS encoding serine hydrolase domain-containing protein gives MRLLLPFLFVASSLFAQPHPQAFTVAKTPAEGGFSAERLKRLDTWLQGLIDQDIAPNAVTFVAHKGKIVHYKAFGYSNLAKKTPLKRDDIYRIASQSKAITTATLMTLYEEEKFLLDDPISKYIPAFKNPTVLVKYDKKDPVGGSYDTRPAKSEITIRQLLSHNAGIPYEHPLDQRPEFNVPFFNSTAPDKLENVINKLAKRPLLRDPGSDSTGAGFTYGLNIDILGRLIEVLSGKSFDVAMRERVLEPLGMTDTYFYLPDSKANRLVELYSKSSMDKPLTLHTNEAYRNFATSGAKTLFLGGAGLVSTVEDYAKLCQMFLNGGIFNNKRILARKTVDMMLRNQIGTAEVWDRKDKFGLGFQLITEGSHYGDQASPGSYTWGGMYCSEFTIDPKEELILLIFTNVQPYAYYSDFVKKFRIGVYQALD, from the coding sequence ATGCGCTTACTCCTACCCTTTCTATTTGTTGCTTCGTCCCTATTTGCTCAACCGCACCCGCAAGCATTCACCGTTGCCAAAACTCCCGCTGAAGGTGGCTTTTCGGCCGAACGGCTGAAACGATTAGACACCTGGCTACAGGGACTAATTGATCAGGATATTGCCCCCAATGCTGTAACTTTCGTTGCACACAAAGGCAAAATCGTGCATTACAAAGCGTTTGGGTATAGCAACCTGGCGAAGAAAACCCCGTTGAAACGCGATGATATTTATCGCATCGCGTCGCAGTCGAAAGCCATCACCACGGCCACGTTGATGACCCTTTATGAAGAAGAAAAGTTTTTGCTAGACGACCCTATATCGAAATACATCCCGGCTTTTAAAAACCCAACCGTGCTGGTTAAGTACGATAAAAAAGACCCCGTTGGTGGTAGTTACGATACTCGTCCGGCCAAAAGCGAAATTACGATTCGGCAGTTATTAAGCCATAATGCGGGCATCCCATACGAACACCCACTCGACCAGCGTCCCGAGTTTAATGTACCGTTTTTTAATTCAACCGCTCCCGACAAACTCGAAAATGTAATTAATAAACTGGCGAAACGCCCGCTCCTGCGCGACCCCGGCAGTGACTCCACCGGCGCGGGTTTCACCTATGGCCTGAACATCGACATTTTGGGACGGCTCATTGAAGTGTTATCGGGCAAATCCTTCGATGTTGCCATGCGCGAACGGGTACTTGAACCCCTCGGCATGACCGATACTTATTTTTATCTGCCCGATAGCAAAGCTAATCGACTGGTTGAGTTATACAGTAAGTCGAGCATGGACAAACCCCTGACGCTACATACAAACGAAGCCTACCGAAACTTTGCCACCTCGGGCGCTAAAACGCTGTTTCTTGGTGGAGCCGGTTTGGTGAGTACAGTCGAAGATTATGCCAAACTCTGCCAGATGTTCCTCAATGGCGGCATATTCAATAACAAACGAATTCTGGCGAGAAAGACCGTCGATATGATGCTTCGCAACCAGATTGGAACAGCCGAAGTCTGGGATCGAAAAGATAAGTTTGGCCTTGGTTTCCAACTTATTACCGAAGGCTCTCACTATGGCGATCAGGCATCACCGGGCTCGTATACCTGGGGAGGCATGTACTGTTCCGAATTTACGATCGACCCGAAAGAAGAGCTTATTCTGCTCATTTTCACAAACGTACAGCCCTACGCCTACTATAGTGATTTCGTCAAAAAATTCAGAATAGGCGTGTATCAGGCTTTGGACTAA
- a CDS encoding aminopeptidase: protein MIKKIALVCIGILLCLVVWQWELVSYGWMQAKGQLRILWNTKPVTEVLNSEAYPDSVKKKVELIQEIKRFAIDSLGLDKSGSYESFYDQEGKPILWVVTAAQPYQLVAKQWHFPIIGTFSYKGFFEKDRADSTKAELQREGLDTRIGEVSAWSTLGFLNDPILSSFLDRPEGSLAELIIHELTHGTLFVKNNLEYNENLADFVGEYGALRFLAQKHGKDSVPYRDYLATKVFYEHYDEHILRGTRMLDSLYRTFKPTLSTTVKDSLKWETIREIVVSSDTINDQRSAKGVRSVNKRPIGKLNLPNNAYFIGYLTYRKQQNHFRQEFDSKFGGDFKRYLTYLKQTYPSF from the coding sequence ATGATCAAAAAAATTGCTCTTGTGTGTATCGGGATTCTGCTCTGCCTGGTTGTCTGGCAATGGGAATTGGTCAGTTACGGGTGGATGCAGGCGAAAGGGCAGTTACGCATTTTGTGGAATACGAAGCCCGTAACCGAGGTATTAAACAGTGAAGCTTACCCCGATTCGGTAAAGAAAAAAGTAGAACTTATCCAGGAAATCAAGCGTTTTGCTATAGATTCGCTCGGTTTGGATAAGTCGGGAAGTTACGAGTCATTTTATGATCAGGAAGGAAAGCCCATTCTGTGGGTAGTTACAGCAGCCCAACCGTATCAACTCGTTGCAAAGCAATGGCATTTCCCGATAATAGGTACGTTTTCGTATAAAGGTTTTTTCGAAAAAGACCGCGCCGATTCAACAAAAGCGGAGTTGCAACGGGAAGGATTGGATACGCGTATTGGCGAAGTATCGGCCTGGTCGACGTTAGGATTTTTAAATGATCCGATCTTGTCCAGTTTTCTGGATAGACCCGAAGGAAGCCTGGCCGAATTGATTATTCATGAGCTGACTCACGGCACATTATTTGTGAAGAATAATCTTGAATACAATGAAAACCTGGCCGATTTTGTTGGCGAATACGGTGCGTTACGCTTTCTTGCTCAGAAACACGGCAAAGATTCTGTACCGTACCGGGACTATTTAGCGACAAAAGTGTTTTATGAACACTACGATGAACACATTTTACGGGGTACCCGAATGCTCGATAGTTTGTATCGAACATTTAAACCAACCTTGTCAACAACAGTCAAAGATTCGTTGAAGTGGGAAACCATCAGGGAAATCGTCGTTTCGTCGGACACGATCAACGACCAGCGGAGTGCAAAAGGCGTACGTTCAGTAAATAAGCGGCCAATCGGAAAACTAAACCTACCGAATAATGCGTATTTCATTGGTTACCTTACCTATCGAAAACAGCAAAATCATTTTCGGCAGGAATTTGACAGTAAGTTTGGAGGGGATTTTAAACGGTATTTAACCTACCTAAAACAAACCTATCCATCGTTTTAA
- a CDS encoding nucleotidyltransferase domain-containing protein: MISPENIKHIVAKIVASYQPDKIMLFGSYATGQATDDSDLDLLIVKDTSLLRHQRGREVRRFLYGLKTPMDIVVATPEEVEQSSQQPYSFLTNALQSARIVYER; this comes from the coding sequence ATGATTAGTCCTGAAAACATTAAACACATCGTTGCTAAAATCGTTGCATCTTACCAGCCAGACAAAATTATGCTGTTTGGCTCTTATGCGACTGGCCAGGCAACAGACGATAGTGATCTGGACTTGCTTATTGTAAAAGACACGAGTTTGCTACGTCATCAACGCGGGCGGGAGGTTCGTCGGTTTTTATATGGCTTAAAAACGCCAATGGATATTGTAGTGGCTACACCGGAAGAGGTAGAGCAAAGCAGTCAACAGCCGTATTCTTTCTTAACAAACGCTCTTCAATCGGCCAGAATAGTATATGAGCGATAA
- a CDS encoding GNAT family N-acetyltransferase, which produces MENLTVLSRHHINNAAWDTCVANSRQRILYGYSWYLDTVLPAPSWKWVGLVLTDEAGRYMAVMPIPLRRKRIVGINYSWVVHQPFFCQFLGVFSPGETIDFTPFLRLIQQKFRYGSTFCLRQQPDESRSFSSVRMASTQCLDLSVGYNTIYENYTRDRKQNLKRAVSANWTVADSTDPVPLSVLFQENHEAGIEGGVAVWAYNSLQNLIRELIARNLITLRYACRNGRIEAGALFVQEGNRIIYLFNSASEVGRRGNARTLLIDQVIREHAGSPLLFDFESPEKPSIREFYQSFGASEEPFYEVRWNRLNFLERTLRQLLS; this is translated from the coding sequence GTGGAAAATCTAACCGTTTTATCGCGCCATCACATCAACAACGCTGCCTGGGATACCTGCGTTGCCAACTCCCGGCAGCGCATTTTATACGGTTACTCCTGGTATTTGGATACTGTTTTGCCAGCGCCATCCTGGAAATGGGTTGGCCTTGTTTTAACAGATGAAGCAGGCCGGTATATGGCCGTTATGCCAATTCCTCTCCGTCGAAAACGCATTGTAGGAATTAACTATAGCTGGGTTGTTCATCAGCCGTTTTTTTGTCAGTTTCTCGGTGTTTTCAGCCCCGGCGAAACAATTGACTTCACCCCCTTCCTGCGGCTGATCCAACAAAAATTTCGATACGGGTCAACGTTCTGCTTGCGGCAACAGCCTGACGAATCACGCTCATTCAGCTCAGTACGAATGGCTTCGACCCAATGCCTGGATTTGTCGGTAGGATACAACACGATTTATGAAAACTATACCCGCGATCGGAAGCAAAATCTGAAACGAGCCGTGTCTGCTAACTGGACCGTTGCTGATTCTACAGATCCTGTGCCATTATCGGTGCTGTTTCAGGAAAATCACGAGGCTGGTATTGAGGGAGGTGTTGCCGTTTGGGCTTACAATAGTCTCCAGAATTTAATAAGAGAATTGATTGCCCGAAACTTGATCACGTTACGTTATGCCTGCCGGAATGGGCGTATTGAAGCGGGGGCCTTGTTTGTGCAGGAGGGAAACCGGATTATTTATCTCTTCAATTCGGCATCCGAAGTGGGTCGGCGGGGCAATGCCCGAACATTATTGATTGATCAGGTTATTCGGGAGCATGCCGGTAGCCCGCTTCTTTTCGACTTCGAAAGCCCTGAGAAACCCTCCATTCGTGAATTCTACCAAAGTTTCGGGGCAAGTGAAGAGCCGTTTTACGAAGTTCGCTGGAATCGGTTGAATTTTCTGGAGCGAACGCTTAGACAGCTACTATCATAA
- a CDS encoding methylmalonyl-CoA mutase family protein, which yields MQVQKEYKPAQAGEDEYESLRWHTEEGFTLEPYYTANDLTEGPVTTRSLETIQAVQKHSPGWLNAPEWIVSDEKSDNSSLRDVLTRGADALVLSLSTQTGRHGEKLSRLLNNIKLSENPVFFRLSDDTATDFIQTLKTIAPYKLKGGLLMVAGKSTAEATRLTVDSPQFRTICVSSHVFHNAGATATQELAFTLASLADTYDQLTDSGLTIEQLVPKTILSVSVGTSYFMEIAKLRALRVLLSRLVAAYQSSSLAFFIHCQTSTFYDAKATPNTNLLRATTEAMAAVIGGCDALTVHPYDSVLGTPATGDNDMSDKGFSARIARNVSVLLKEESYLDKVADPSAGSYYIENLTYSLVEAAWTLFLTVENQGGFAKAVASRFVQTEIERAYQAKVDAVRNGKVLVGVTKFRFDEPSTQTYNPLTDQTGLLPDRRLAAVFE from the coding sequence ATGCAGGTCCAGAAGGAGTATAAACCTGCTCAGGCTGGCGAAGATGAGTACGAAAGTCTTCGCTGGCATACCGAAGAAGGTTTCACCCTGGAACCCTACTACACGGCTAATGATCTCACAGAAGGCCCGGTTACCACGCGTTCACTAGAAACGATTCAGGCCGTTCAGAAGCATAGCCCGGGCTGGCTTAACGCACCGGAATGGATTGTATCTGACGAAAAATCAGATAATAGTAGCCTGCGCGATGTCCTCACGCGTGGGGCAGATGCCCTTGTTCTATCGCTGTCGACTCAAACCGGGCGACATGGCGAAAAACTTTCCCGATTGCTCAACAACATAAAACTGAGCGAAAATCCCGTTTTTTTCCGGCTATCAGACGACACCGCCACGGATTTCATTCAGACTCTGAAAACTATAGCACCTTACAAGCTAAAAGGAGGACTGCTGATGGTGGCAGGCAAATCAACCGCCGAAGCCACCCGACTAACGGTCGATTCTCCCCAGTTTCGTACGATTTGCGTGAGCAGTCATGTGTTTCATAACGCGGGGGCAACGGCTACGCAGGAGCTGGCCTTCACACTGGCGTCACTGGCTGATACCTACGACCAGCTTACCGATAGTGGCCTGACCATTGAGCAGCTCGTTCCAAAAACGATACTATCGGTGTCTGTTGGAACGAGTTATTTTATGGAGATTGCCAAACTCCGGGCACTTCGCGTGTTACTGAGTCGGTTGGTAGCTGCCTATCAGTCAAGTTCGTTAGCCTTCTTTATCCACTGCCAAACGTCAACCTTTTACGACGCAAAAGCGACACCGAACACGAACTTGCTCCGGGCCACTACCGAAGCTATGGCGGCTGTTATTGGTGGTTGCGATGCGCTAACGGTTCATCCGTATGATAGTGTTCTGGGTACACCCGCAACAGGAGATAATGATATGTCGGATAAAGGTTTTTCGGCCCGTATTGCCCGAAACGTATCGGTTCTGTTGAAAGAAGAAAGTTATTTAGACAAAGTTGCCGATCCATCGGCAGGCTCGTATTACATTGAAAACCTGACTTATTCGCTGGTCGAAGCGGCCTGGACGTTGTTTTTGACCGTTGAGAATCAGGGTGGTTTTGCCAAAGCAGTAGCCAGTAGATTTGTTCAAACCGAAATTGAGCGAGCTTATCAGGCCAAAGTCGATGCTGTACGTAACGGAAAGGTGCTGGTGGGCGTAACGAAGTTCCGCTTCGACGAGCCATCTACGCAAACCTACAACCCATTAACTGATCAAACTGGTTTGTTGCCTGACCGACGTCTGGCCGCAGTCTTTGAATAA
- a CDS encoding GNAT family N-acetyltransferase, giving the protein MIITTVQSEADVQGILALQQDNLRKNVPLDVQLDQGFVTVEHDPAVLSRMNLAAPSVIAKDGDRVVGYALTMLPEFGTDIPELLPLFALIDSLSYSGKPLSTYAYYVMGQVCVAEGYRGQKVFDRMYQHHREVYSDRFQLLITDISANNTRSLRAHARVGFEPIHEFHDSVIGETWVVVLWDWQK; this is encoded by the coding sequence ATGATTATTACCACCGTTCAATCTGAAGCCGACGTGCAGGGGATTTTGGCCTTGCAACAAGATAATCTTCGTAAAAATGTTCCGCTTGATGTACAGCTCGATCAGGGCTTCGTGACGGTTGAACATGACCCGGCTGTGCTGAGTCGTATGAATCTGGCCGCGCCCAGCGTCATTGCCAAAGACGGCGACCGGGTGGTCGGCTATGCCCTCACCATGTTGCCCGAATTTGGGACCGACATACCCGAACTGCTTCCGCTTTTTGCGTTAATTGACTCGCTCAGTTATAGCGGCAAGCCGTTGAGCACCTATGCCTACTATGTGATGGGACAGGTGTGCGTAGCCGAGGGGTATCGGGGGCAAAAGGTGTTCGACCGGATGTACCAACATCATCGTGAAGTATATAGCGACCGCTTCCAACTTTTGATAACGGACATTTCGGCCAACAATACCCGTTCCCTACGCGCTCATGCCCGTGTTGGTTTTGAGCCTATTCACGAATTCCACGATTCAGTTATTGGCGAAACCTGGGTAGTTGTTTTGTGGGACTGGCAGAAGTAA